The following are encoded in a window of Gemmatimonadota bacterium genomic DNA:
- the rplK gene encoding 50S ribosomal protein L11 — MAKKVAGFVKLQIPAGKANPAPPVGTALGPQGINIMAFCKEFNARTQGQDTILPVEITIYTDKSFTFILKTPPAAILIKKAIGLEKGSGQPNRNKVGKITKAQIKVIAELKMPDLNTESVESAMAMIAGAARSMGVEVIG; from the coding sequence ATGGCAAAGAAGGTCGCTGGTTTCGTCAAACTGCAGATTCCTGCAGGTAAGGCGAACCCGGCCCCGCCGGTCGGTACCGCGCTCGGCCCGCAGGGAATCAACATCATGGCGTTCTGCAAAGAGTTTAACGCTCGGACGCAGGGCCAGGATACGATTCTCCCGGTCGAGATCACGATTTATACCGACAAGTCTTTCACCTTCATTCTGAAGACGCCGCCTGCGGCGATCCTCATCAAGAAGGCGATTGGACTGGAGAAGGGGTCAGGTCAGCCCAACCGTAACAAGGTCGGCAAGATCACCAAGGCGCAGATCAAGGTGATTGCCGAGCTCAAGATGCCCGATCTGAACACGGAGTCGGTCGAGTCCGCTATGGCGATGATCGCCGGCGCGGCGCGTTCGATGGGCGTGGAGGTCATCGGCTGA
- the nusG gene encoding transcription termination/antitermination protein NusG, with protein sequence MTHRWYAVQTTSGHENKVKTLLLRKIEADLTPAEHRLVRQALVPTEQVVEIKNGKKVTVERKVYPGYVLVEMVVNQETLHQVNGIQGVIKFIGKDREPQALRTDEVNRLLGIADEAVEEVPKEEIPFLVGQAVAITEGPFTDFNGTVEEVMPDKGKVRVSVSLFGRPTSVELDYLQLKAH encoded by the coding sequence GTGACGCATCGGTGGTACGCGGTCCAGACCACGTCTGGGCACGAGAACAAGGTGAAGACGCTGCTCCTGCGCAAGATCGAAGCTGATCTCACGCCTGCGGAACATCGTCTTGTGCGGCAGGCGTTGGTCCCGACAGAGCAGGTGGTCGAGATCAAGAATGGCAAGAAGGTGACGGTCGAGCGGAAGGTGTATCCGGGCTACGTGCTCGTCGAAATGGTCGTGAACCAGGAGACGTTGCACCAGGTGAACGGGATCCAGGGTGTGATCAAGTTCATCGGCAAGGATCGCGAGCCGCAGGCGTTGCGCACGGATGAAGTGAACCGCCTCCTCGGCATTGCCGACGAAGCCGTGGAAGAAGTACCAAAGGAAGAGATTCCGTTCCTCGTGGGTCAGGCCGTGGCGATCACGGAAGGACCGTTCACGGATTTCAATGGAACGGTTGAAGAAGTGATGCCGGACAAGGGGAAGGTTCGCGTGTCGGTGTCGTTGTTCGGCCGGCCGACGTCGGTGGAGCTCGATTACCTGCAGTTGAAGGCGCACTAA
- the secE gene encoding preprotein translocase subunit SecE, with the protein MAVPVAAPQLSPVQRVVTFYHDVMAEMRKVTWPDMPQVRQLSIGVISLSLLIGGVIWLMDLLLQSVLVRWIPALFGG; encoded by the coding sequence ATGGCCGTACCTGTTGCCGCTCCTCAGCTGAGCCCGGTGCAGCGCGTCGTGACGTTTTATCACGACGTCATGGCCGAAATGCGCAAAGTGACGTGGCCCGACATGCCGCAGGTGCGCCAGTTGTCCATTGGCGTCATTTCGCTGTCGCTGTTGATTGGCGGCGTGATCTGGCTGATGGATCTGTTGCTGCAGAGCGTGCTGGTTCGATGGATCCCAGCGCTCTTCGGGGGCTGA
- the rpmG gene encoding 50S ribosomal protein L33 — protein sequence MAREKIILACGDCKNRNYFTMKNKRTHPERVEWKKYCPRCNKHVVHKETK from the coding sequence ATGGCTCGCGAAAAGATTATCCTCGCCTGTGGCGACTGCAAGAACCGCAACTACTTCACGATGAAGAACAAGCGCACCCATCCGGAGCGCGTCGAGTGGAAGAAGTATTGCCCGCGGTGCAACAAGCACGTCGTGCATAAGGAAACCAAGTAA